The window GCGAGTGGACGTAGAGCTGTCCGTGCTCGAAGGAGAGCTGCGCCACCGTCGCGAGCGTGAGGCTCCAGACGCCCAGCGTGGTCACCAGGGTGGGCGCGTGGACGCGCTGGAAGAAGGTGCGCAGGCGCAGCACTCCGAAGGAGCCGATGAGTGCCGCCAGCGCGCCGAGGACCACGAGCAGCGCGGTCAGTGCATCCACCCATGGAGGCGTCGTCCCGCTCATTCGATGACCTCCCCGCGCAGCAGGAACTTGGCCATCGCCGTCGAGCCCACGAAGCCGAAGAGGGCAATCAGGAGCGCCGCCTCGAAGTAGGAGCTGCTGCGGTAGATGAGCCCCAGCGTCAGGACGACCAGCATCGTGTTCATGTACAGGCAGTCGAACGCCACGACGCGGTCCTCCGCCCTGGGACCGAGAATCATCCGTGCCAGCGACAGCGCCATGGCCAGGGCGAGACAGCCCAGCGCGAAGGCCAGCGCCCAGGAGAGCAGGGGGCTCATTCGAAGATCTCCTTGAGCGGACGCTCGAAGCGCTGCTGGATGAGCGCCACCAGGTCCGCCTCGCTCTGGATGGCGAGCACGTGCAACAACAGGACGCGATTGTCCGCCGACAGCTGCGCCCAGGCCGTGCCCGGAGTGAAGGTGACAATCATCGCCAGCACGGCCAGGCCGTTCGGGTCCTTCAGCTCGAGCGGCACGAGGACGAAGCCGGAGCGGATGTTGCTCGAGCGCTGCGTGAGAATGGCCCGCGCCACCTGGCCGTTCGACCGCAACATCTCGAGGATGACCCGGCCGAGCAGGCGCACCATGACGAGGGGCTTGCGCAACCGCACCTGCGCGGGCCGGAGTCTGGCGGTCACCGCGGGCCAGAACACCGCCAGCACGGCGCCGAGCACCAGCGTCCCCGCACTCACCGACTGCATGAGCAATATCCAGAGCAGCAGCAGCGCCACCGACAGCACGGGGGAGGGCAGGAGCCGCCTCATCGCCTCACCTCCGTCGCCGTGGCCGGCAGCCGCACCGGCGCGCCGAGGACCGCGTCGATGTACCCATGGCGGTCATACAGGGACTGCGCCGTCGCGAGCGCGTACTCCATCACCGGCCCGGCCGCGAGCGTCAGCGCTCCGCACGCGGCGAGGAGCGCTACCACGGGCAGCCCTTCCGCCGCCCGGACCCGAGGCGCCTCGCGCTGCATGCCAGACCAGAAGGTCCGGATGCCCGTCCGCGTGAGCGCGATGAGGGTGAGCAGGCCGGAGCCCAACAGCACCCCGACGAACAGCCACGCGCGTGTGGGCACCGCCCCGCTGCCTTCACGCACCGCGAGCGCCGCCGACAACATGCCGAGCTTGCCGATGAAGGTCGGCAGCGGCGGCAGGCCGGAGACGAGCAGCGCGCACGCGACGAACGCCAGGCCCAACAGGGCGGTGGAGGCGGGGAACGGCACCGCGACGAGCGGCGCCTCCTCGTCGTCCAGGTTGACGTCCTGGGCTTCGAGCGTCGCGCTCAGGAACGGGGCTTCGTCCACGACAGTGGCCCCCGCGCGCCAGCGCTCGACGAGGTCCACGAGGAGGAAGAACGCGCTGGCCGCGAGCGTGGAGCCCGCCAGGTAGAACACCGCGCCACCGAGGACGGTCTGCTCACCCAGGCCCAGCGCCGCCAGGAGTGTCCCGGCGGAGACCACCACCCCCGCCGCGGCCTGGTCCGCCAGCCGATGCGTGGCGAGCATTCCCAGGGCCGCGAGCAGCGTGGTGATGCTTCCAAACGCGAGCAGCGCGTTCGCACCGAAGCCCGCCAGCGGCCCCCCGGCGAACATCAGCGTCCAGAGCCGCACCATCGCGTAGATGCCGACCTTCGTGAGGATGGCGAACACCGCGGCAACGGGGGGCGTCGCCGACGCGTAGGCGGGGACGAGCCAGAAGTTGAGCGGCCAGGCCGCCGCCTTGGCCATGAACGCCACCGCGAGGATGGCCGCTCCCGCGTCGATGAGGTGCCGATTGGGCACGGCCTCCCCGGACAGGCGCGCGGAGAGCTCCGCCATGTTGAGCGTCCCCGTGACGCCATAAATCATCGACACGCCGATGAGGAAGAGCGACGAGGCGGCGAGGTTGACGGCCACGTAGTGCACTCCCGCGCGGACCCGTGGCTTTCCGGAGCCATGCAACAGCAGGCCATACGAGGCGGCGAGCAGGATTTCGAAGAAGACGAAGAGGTTGAAGACGTCCGCCGTGAGGAACGCGCCGGACAGCCCCATGAGCTGCAGCTGGAACATGGGGTGGAAGTGAACGCCCGCGCGGTGCCAGCGCGCCGAGGCGAAGGAGAGGGCACACGTCCCCAGCGTCCACGTCAGCACCAGCATCGCGGCCGAGAGGCGGTCCACCGCGAGGGCAATCCCGAAGGGCGCGCGCCAGTTGCCGGGCAGGTAGGCAACGACGCCGTTTTCCTCCACCCACACGAGCAAAATGACCGAGACGGCGAGTCCCAGGAGCGCGGAGACCATTCCCATCAGCAGCTTGGCGGGGCGCCGCCCCTCGCCCAGGAGGAGCTGCGCCGCCGCGGTCAGCATGGGCAGGAGGATGGGCGCCACCAGCAGGTGGGGCATCAGGCCTTGGATGAGCGCGCTCATGGCTCGGTACCGTCCACGTGGTCCGTCCCCGTCATCCCCCGCGAGGCGAGGATGATGACCAGGAGGAGCGCCGTCATCGCGAAGCTGATGACGATGGCCGTCAGCACGAGCGCCTGCGGCACCGGGTCGGTGTAGTGCTCGAGGTTCGGCGGGACGCCGTCGACGAGGATGGGCTCCTTGTCGATGGCCAGGCCGCCAATGCTGAAGATGAAGAGGTTGACCGCGTAGGCCAGGAGCGACAGGCCGATGACCAGCTGGAACGTGCGGGGCCGCAGCAGGAGCCAGACGCCGGAGCCCGTCAGGATGCCGATGGCGATAGCGAGCACCGTCTCCATCACTCACCTCCCGTGGCCCGGTGGGCGCGAATCGACTGGTGCGCGAGCGCCACGAGGATGAACAGCGTGGAGCCGAGCACGAGGCAGAACACTCCCAGGTCGAAGAACGTCGCGCTTCCGAGGTGGACTTCGCCCAGCACCGGCGCCTTCACATGGAAGGTGTGCGAGGTGAGCAGCGGGTAGCCCACCACGAAGGACCCCACGGCCGTGCCGAGCACCAACAGGAGGCCGACGGCGATCAGCGTGCGCGGCGCGAGCCGCAGTCGCTCCTCGACCCACTCGGTTCCGGACACGAGGTACTGCAGCAGGAAGCCCACCGACATCACCAGCCCCGCGACGAAGCCGCCGCCTGGCGCGTTGTGCCCACGCACGAAGAAGAACGCCGCCACGACTCCCGACACGGGCAGGAGCAGCCGGATCAGCACCGCGGGGACCATCAGGTACCCCACGGCGGTGTCTCGCGCCTGGCGCGGGTTCACCAGGTCCGTCTGAAGGTCCGCCGGGAGCACCTGCTGCTGCGGTGGAAGCGTCATCACCTCGGTCGCTGGCCGGAAGCGGCGCAGGAGCGCATAGACGGTGAGCGCGACGAGCGCCAGCACCACGCCTTCCCCGAAGGTGTCGAACCCGCGGAAGTCCACCAGCATCACGTTCACCACGTTCCGCCCGCCTCCGCCGCTCAGCGCGTGTTGGAGGAAGAAGGAGGTGCGCTCGGGGAAGTCTCGCGTCATCACCGCGTAGGCCAGAATCGCCATGCCTCCACCGGCGCCCACCGCCACGGCGAAGTCGCGGACGCGCCGGACCCTGGCTGTCCTCAAGGTGTGCTTGTCGTAGACGCCTCGGGCCGGCTCTCTCGGCGGCAGCCACCGGAGCCCGAGCAGGATGAGCAACGTCGTCACCACTTCAACGGTGAGCTGGGTGAGCGCGAGGTCCGGCGCGGAGAACCAGATGAACGTGACACAGCTCACCGCGCCCGCGGTCCCCGAGAGCATCAGCGCGGCGAGCCGGTGGAACTTGGCCTGCCAGGCA of the Pyxidicoccus trucidator genome contains:
- the mnhG gene encoding monovalent cation/H(+) antiporter subunit G yields the protein MSGTTPPWVDALTALLVVLGALAALIGSFGVLRLRTFFQRVHAPTLVTTLGVWSLTLATVAQLSFEHGQLYVHSLLIGVFIALTAPVTTIFLMRAAVFRARMRGVEIPMPGDPPSVDDATRGPAGVDPGH
- a CDS encoding K+/H+ antiporter subunit F, with amino-acid sequence MSPLLSWALAFALGCLALAMALSLARMILGPRAEDRVVAFDCLYMNTMLVVLTLGLIYRSSSYFEAALLIALFGFVGSTAMAKFLLRGEVIE
- a CDS encoding Na+/H+ antiporter subunit E; the protein is MRRLLPSPVLSVALLLLWILLMQSVSAGTLVLGAVLAVFWPAVTARLRPAQVRLRKPLVMVRLLGRVILEMLRSNGQVARAILTQRSSNIRSGFVLVPLELKDPNGLAVLAMIVTFTPGTAWAQLSADNRVLLLHVLAIQSEADLVALIQQRFERPLKEIFE
- a CDS encoding monovalent cation/H+ antiporter subunit D; its protein translation is MSALIQGLMPHLLVAPILLPMLTAAAQLLLGEGRRPAKLLMGMVSALLGLAVSVILLVWVEENGVVAYLPGNWRAPFGIALAVDRLSAAMLVLTWTLGTCALSFASARWHRAGVHFHPMFQLQLMGLSGAFLTADVFNLFVFFEILLAASYGLLLHGSGKPRVRAGVHYVAVNLAASSLFLIGVSMIYGVTGTLNMAELSARLSGEAVPNRHLIDAGAAILAVAFMAKAAAWPLNFWLVPAYASATPPVAAVFAILTKVGIYAMVRLWTLMFAGGPLAGFGANALLAFGSITTLLAALGMLATHRLADQAAAGVVVSAGTLLAALGLGEQTVLGGAVFYLAGSTLAASAFFLLVDLVERWRAGATVVDEAPFLSATLEAQDVNLDDEEAPLVAVPFPASTALLGLAFVACALLVSGLPPLPTFIGKLGMLSAALAVREGSGAVPTRAWLFVGVLLGSGLLTLIALTRTGIRTFWSGMQREAPRVRAAEGLPVVALLAACGALTLAAGPVMEYALATAQSLYDRHGYIDAVLGAPVRLPATATEVRR
- a CDS encoding Na+/H+ antiporter subunit C, which gives rise to METVLAIAIGILTGSGVWLLLRPRTFQLVIGLSLLAYAVNLFIFSIGGLAIDKEPILVDGVPPNLEHYTDPVPQALVLTAIVISFAMTALLLVIILASRGMTGTDHVDGTEP